A region of Chitinivibrionales bacterium DNA encodes the following proteins:
- a CDS encoding tetratricopeptide repeat protein, with amino-acid sequence MNTEENRGDTPQIRFLDENKKAEGFIAAGNYPEAAKILVDIVEKDPDNWRAYNNMGIISWLRNAWRDAYTMFLKSVILKPDYTDALINLFDAGLKLKKVNEILPYFENALKIKPDQEEVRVITESIKEQGDDIYMSERALTLGIYNPRIEEANLLLEEGQLNQAMQLYLQINDIEGPNADAFCGLGIISFYQNRYEDAFSLFLESIKLNPIAKDTFLNLLDAAKECGRVEDAKKLFNHYSEHFETLKVLAPEFEKA; translated from the coding sequence ATGAATACTGAAGAGAACAGAGGAGATACTCCTCAAATCCGGTTCCTTGATGAGAACAAGAAGGCGGAAGGATTTATCGCCGCAGGCAATTACCCGGAAGCTGCGAAAATACTTGTTGACATCGTGGAAAAAGACCCGGACAACTGGCGGGCCTATAATAACATGGGAATCATTTCCTGGCTGCGGAATGCGTGGCGGGATGCATACACCATGTTTCTCAAGTCTGTGATTCTCAAGCCCGACTATACCGATGCACTTATCAATCTCTTTGACGCGGGCCTGAAACTTAAGAAAGTAAATGAAATTTTACCTTATTTTGAAAATGCTTTAAAGATCAAGCCGGACCAGGAAGAGGTCAGGGTTATTACCGAGAGTATCAAAGAGCAGGGTGATGACATCTATATGTCCGAACGGGCATTAACTCTCGGCATCTATAATCCCCGTATCGAAGAAGCGAATTTGCTTCTGGAAGAAGGGCAACTCAATCAGGCCATGCAATTGTATCTTCAAATCAATGATATAGAAGGGCCCAATGCCGACGCATTCTGCGGATTGGGTATTATCTCATTTTATCAGAATCGGTATGAAGATGCTTTTTCGCTGTTCCTCGAATCGATCAAGCTCAATCCCATCGCCAAAGATACCTTTCTCAACCTGCTCGATGCCGCGAAAGAGTGCGGCAGAGTCGAAGATGCCAAAAAACTGTTTAACCACTATTCCGAACATTTCGAAACACTCAAGGTTTTAGCTCCCGAATTCGAGAAAGCATAA
- a CDS encoding aconitate hydratase encodes MGKNVVQKILDEHIVEGTPREGNEVGIKIDQTLTQDATGTMAYLQFEAMGFDRVKTDVSVSYVDHNTIQEGFENADDHAYLRSVASKYGIQYSKAGNGICHQVHLERFGCPGKTLLGSDSHTPTGGGIGMIAIGAGGLDVAVAMGGNPFYLTYPKVIKVELKGKLRPWVSAKDVILKVLEILSTKGNVGCMLEYGGEGVATLSVPERATITNMGAETGVTTSVFPSDEQAQLFLNAQDRGACFKEIVADSDAEYDKVITIDLSTLEPLAACPHSPGNIKPVSELKGTAVEQVLVGSCTNASFRDIMLVSEMVKNRKIAPSVSFGVAAGSHQVLSMVSENRALADIINSGARILESVCGFCIGNSMAPHSDAISLRTSNRNFYGRSGTVSAQVFLVSPETAVASALAGEIVDPREFFGDTPYPNISFPTHFAIDDSMILPPSSTPEMVEVLRGPNIGAPPANEKLPQKIEGIVAIYVGDKITTDHIMPAGSRLKYRSNIPRYADFVFERNEPEFPRRTLANKEKGLHNVIVAGESYGQGSSREHAAICPMYLGVKLVIAKSIERIHRANLVNFGIIPAVFKNPADYDDLGENDRLVVDDVREGLEAGDELVVVNQTKSKSFSVVSQLSSREKSYVLAGGLINAVKAE; translated from the coding sequence GTGGGAAAGAATGTCGTACAGAAAATTTTAGATGAACATATTGTTGAAGGGACTCCCCGGGAAGGCAATGAGGTTGGAATAAAAATCGATCAGACCCTCACGCAGGATGCCACCGGTACAATGGCCTACCTTCAGTTTGAGGCCATGGGATTCGACCGGGTTAAAACCGATGTTTCGGTGTCGTATGTCGATCATAATACAATTCAGGAAGGCTTTGAGAATGCCGATGATCATGCTTATCTCAGGAGTGTAGCATCAAAATACGGCATTCAATATTCAAAAGCCGGCAACGGTATCTGCCATCAGGTCCATCTCGAACGGTTCGGCTGTCCGGGGAAAACACTTCTGGGAAGCGATTCACATACGCCTACTGGCGGTGGGATCGGGATGATTGCCATCGGCGCGGGCGGTCTTGATGTTGCTGTAGCAATGGGGGGTAATCCTTTTTATCTTACCTATCCAAAGGTAATTAAAGTCGAGCTGAAAGGAAAACTCAGGCCCTGGGTATCTGCCAAAGATGTTATTCTCAAGGTGCTTGAGATTCTTTCGACTAAAGGCAATGTGGGATGTATGCTCGAGTATGGGGGAGAGGGTGTTGCGACATTGAGCGTTCCAGAGCGGGCTACCATCACGAACATGGGGGCCGAAACCGGTGTCACCACTTCAGTTTTCCCTTCTGATGAGCAAGCGCAACTCTTTCTAAATGCACAAGATAGGGGGGCGTGTTTCAAGGAAATTGTTGCTGATTCGGATGCTGAATACGACAAAGTAATCACAATCGACCTCTCAACTCTTGAGCCTCTGGCGGCATGTCCCCATTCACCTGGAAACATAAAACCGGTGTCTGAGCTGAAGGGAACGGCTGTAGAACAGGTTTTAGTGGGTTCCTGTACCAATGCTTCTTTCCGGGATATCATGCTGGTATCCGAAATGGTGAAAAACAGAAAAATCGCACCCTCGGTCTCTTTTGGTGTTGCCGCCGGATCTCATCAGGTATTAAGCATGGTCTCGGAGAACCGGGCACTCGCCGATATTATCAATTCGGGAGCCCGGATTCTTGAAAGCGTCTGTGGATTCTGTATCGGCAACTCTATGGCTCCCCACAGCGATGCTATTTCATTGCGAACATCGAACCGCAATTTTTATGGAAGAAGCGGGACTGTCAGTGCTCAGGTTTTTCTTGTATCGCCCGAAACCGCCGTTGCAAGTGCGCTGGCCGGAGAGATTGTCGATCCCCGGGAGTTTTTCGGTGATACCCCTTATCCGAATATCTCTTTTCCCACTCATTTTGCCATCGATGACTCCATGATTCTTCCTCCTTCCTCCACCCCGGAAATGGTCGAGGTTCTTCGGGGACCCAATATTGGTGCGCCGCCCGCCAATGAGAAACTTCCCCAAAAAATAGAGGGTATCGTTGCAATTTATGTGGGTGATAAGATTACCACCGATCATATCATGCCTGCCGGAAGCAGGTTGAAATATCGTTCCAATATCCCCCGCTATGCCGATTTTGTGTTCGAACGAAATGAGCCGGAATTTCCGCGGAGAACCCTCGCCAATAAGGAAAAAGGGCTCCATAATGTCATTGTTGCCGGAGAATCGTATGGCCAGGGCTCATCCAGGGAGCATGCTGCCATATGCCCCATGTACCTGGGGGTGAAATTGGTGATCGCAAAATCTATCGAACGAATCCATCGGGCCAATCTGGTTAATTTCGGTATTATCCCTGCCGTTTTCAAAAATCCCGCCGACTATGACGATCTTGGTGAAAATGACAGACTTGTGGTCGATGATGTTCGCGAGGGGCTTGAGGCCGGTGATGAGCTTGTTGTTGTAAACCAAACAAAATCAAAGAGTTTTTCTGTTGTCTCTCAGCTTTCTTCACGGGAGAAATCGTATGTCCTTGCCGGTGGTTTGATTAACGCGGTGAAAGCGGAGTAA
- a CDS encoding amino-acid N-acetyltransferase: protein MNQINLKEQVNIIREAFGYINQFKGATFVIKLDSTLIEHPFFSLVIKDIALLHHMGIKIVIVPGARQRIDEILKAFHVRCRIVNGTRITSPGAIPFIKMAAFDVSNKIMTLLAENNTHGIIGNWAKARGIGVINGINYQNSGIIEKVNSDIVKTVLDQGMIPIFPNIGWSAKGKPYNISSNELAATISQELRAAKLFFLADFEGITANTYKLPRNVQVTADGIISRMNVTEAEKMLELNSSRKHDFKMELISLAHKACTEGVQRVHIVDGRGEGMILKEIFSSRGWGTMIYANDFENIRPMQHADIGEVLHIMQPSIKERSLLPRTAEELETNMEDYVVFEIDGAIHGCGALHIHSSDQAEVAALAVDSAQANQGIGSKLMKYLLQKARAAKCKEVFVLTTQAPDWFSKAGFKEASVLSLPESKKKQYNKNRNSLVFTYSLKRKARQRRLRVE from the coding sequence ATGAATCAAATAAACTTAAAAGAACAGGTTAATATAATCCGTGAAGCTTTCGGGTATATAAACCAATTCAAAGGCGCCACCTTTGTAATCAAACTCGACAGCACGTTGATTGAGCATCCATTCTTTTCTTTGGTTATCAAAGATATTGCCCTTCTCCACCATATGGGCATTAAAATCGTCATTGTCCCCGGTGCCCGGCAGCGAATCGATGAAATACTCAAGGCATTTCATGTCCGCTGCAGAATCGTCAACGGCACCCGGATTACCTCGCCCGGGGCCATTCCATTTATCAAAATGGCCGCCTTTGATGTTTCTAATAAAATCATGACCCTGCTTGCCGAAAATAATACTCATGGCATAATTGGCAACTGGGCCAAGGCGCGGGGTATTGGTGTCATAAATGGTATCAATTATCAGAACTCGGGCATTATTGAAAAAGTGAATTCGGATATTGTCAAAACCGTCCTGGACCAGGGCATGATTCCGATTTTTCCCAACATTGGGTGGAGCGCCAAAGGTAAACCCTATAATATTTCATCAAACGAACTTGCAGCCACGATAAGCCAGGAACTTCGAGCGGCAAAACTCTTCTTTCTTGCTGATTTTGAAGGAATTACGGCAAACACCTACAAACTTCCACGAAATGTGCAGGTAACCGCCGACGGTATTATTTCGCGGATGAATGTCACCGAAGCAGAGAAAATGCTTGAATTGAATTCTTCCCGGAAACACGATTTCAAAATGGAATTGATATCCCTGGCTCATAAAGCTTGTACCGAGGGAGTGCAGCGGGTGCATATTGTTGATGGACGGGGTGAGGGCATGATTCTCAAGGAAATATTCTCCAGTCGAGGCTGGGGCACAATGATCTATGCCAATGATTTCGAGAATATTCGCCCCATGCAACATGCTGATATTGGCGAAGTTCTACATATTATGCAGCCTTCAATCAAAGAACGGTCACTGTTGCCGCGCACAGCTGAAGAGCTGGAAACGAACATGGAAGACTACGTTGTTTTTGAAATCGATGGCGCTATTCATGGATGTGGTGCTCTTCACATTCATTCGAGTGATCAGGCCGAAGTTGCAGCTCTTGCGGTCGATTCTGCCCAAGCCAATCAAGGTATCGGCTCAAAACTGATGAAATACCTGCTTCAGAAAGCCAGGGCAGCCAAATGTAAGGAGGTTTTCGTTTTAACCACCCAGGCGCCGGACTGGTTTTCAAAAGCAGGATTCAAAGAAGCTTCGGTTTTATCACTGCCCGAATCAAAGAAAAAGCAGTATAACAAAAACCGAAACTCCCTGGTTTTCACCTATTCCCTTAAGCGGAAGGCACGGCAGCGGCGGTTGAGGGTGGAATAA
- a CDS encoding zinc ribbon domain-containing protein — MPIYEYKCRDCGKSFEELVSLSQSDGITCPSCSSKNTEKQMSVFGTVSGNSPDMPCAASCPSADSCGKGSCCSQFGGHP; from the coding sequence ATGCCAATCTATGAATACAAATGCCGTGACTGCGGCAAATCTTTTGAAGAACTTGTATCGTTATCCCAAAGCGATGGAATTACATGTCCATCATGTTCATCGAAAAATACCGAAAAACAAATGTCTGTTTTCGGCACGGTAAGTGGAAACTCACCCGATATGCCCTGCGCAGCTTCATGCCCCAGTGCTGATTCGTGCGGCAAGGGAAGCTGTTGCTCTCAATTTGGAGGACACCCCTAA
- a CDS encoding SO_0444 family Cu/Zn efflux transporter — MNNLLNEIVATFFSMAPYLLLGLTFAGILHVLFKKEFIVKHLGKNNLLSVFKASFLGVPLPLCSCGVIPTALSLRKSKASDGATMSFLISTPQTGVDSIFATYGMMGPVFAIFRPIAALIMGVAGGVTANLFSHSASESFGNETGTVSCTLCKRPDPHRHSIFQKIKGMALYAYGDFLDDISLQLVVGIIISGIIAWIIPPDFFTRYVGAGIISMLIMIVGGVPLYVCATASIPIAVALMEKGLSPGAAFVFLAVGPATNAASITLIGNAMGKKMVAVFLGSIAILSIAAGYLLNYIFALFQESGYHPLSHVHDIGVSPWKIGFSVIFLILLAMSLMRKLVPSLWSASLKKLGLKKEIASESPGMTFGIEGMTCNHCAAHVAEELRKVPGITEVDVDLHEKKARCVGTFNETLAEKAIADAGYSVSGERKEG; from the coding sequence ATGAATAATTTGTTGAATGAAATCGTTGCAACTTTTTTTAGTATGGCGCCTTACCTCCTGTTGGGCCTTACGTTTGCGGGTATTCTCCATGTTCTATTTAAAAAAGAATTTATCGTTAAGCATCTGGGGAAAAACAATCTGTTAAGCGTGTTCAAAGCGTCTTTTCTGGGGGTTCCGCTACCACTCTGTTCCTGCGGGGTTATTCCCACGGCTCTTTCGTTGCGAAAAAGTAAGGCCTCCGACGGCGCTACGATGTCGTTTTTGATATCGACCCCTCAGACCGGAGTCGACAGCATCTTTGCCACCTATGGTATGATGGGGCCGGTGTTTGCAATATTTCGCCCTATCGCGGCATTGATAATGGGGGTGGCCGGAGGTGTCACCGCTAATTTGTTCTCCCATAGCGCTTCAGAATCATTCGGAAATGAAACCGGAACGGTATCATGTACCCTCTGCAAGAGGCCCGACCCTCACCGGCATTCGATATTTCAGAAAATCAAAGGCATGGCCCTGTATGCCTATGGTGATTTTTTAGATGATATTTCTCTTCAGCTGGTAGTCGGCATTATAATTTCCGGTATTATTGCATGGATTATCCCGCCGGATTTCTTTACCAGATATGTGGGGGCGGGTATTATCAGCATGCTGATCATGATTGTCGGTGGTGTGCCACTCTATGTATGTGCAACGGCATCGATTCCTATTGCAGTGGCGCTTATGGAGAAGGGGCTTTCACCTGGAGCAGCGTTTGTCTTTCTGGCTGTCGGCCCTGCCACCAACGCGGCATCCATTACCCTGATTGGAAATGCCATGGGCAAAAAGATGGTTGCTGTGTTTCTCGGTTCCATTGCGATTCTTTCCATTGCTGCCGGCTATTTGCTCAATTACATTTTCGCCCTTTTTCAGGAAAGCGGATATCATCCACTGAGTCATGTTCATGACATAGGCGTATCTCCTTGGAAAATCGGTTTTTCCGTCATTTTCCTGATACTTCTTGCAATGTCGCTCATGCGAAAACTTGTACCCTCGCTCTGGAGTGCATCACTTAAAAAACTCGGACTCAAAAAGGAGATAGCGTCCGAAAGCCCGGGAATGACCTTTGGTATCGAGGGCATGACCTGCAATCATTGCGCTGCTCATGTTGCCGAAGAATTGCGGAAAGTGCCGGGAATTACCGAGGTTGATGTGGATCTTCATGAGAAAAAGGCCCGATGTGTCGGTACATTCAATGAGACACTGGCCGAGAAGGCAATCGCTGATGCCGGCTATTCGGTAAGCGGTGAACGGAAAGAAGGGTAA
- a CDS encoding PAS domain S-box protein has translation MHIIPDTQRISASELELHEENPDNIEPEKRNHFSEFLMDFISSGTHRTHTFEQRRKLVMLNGMFIIGLLFMIPYGIQGLVSGNITVAVIDFAAIALISVSLFSLRASKNYNMGCALGIPVYMLLILFLTIYGGIGRTGYLWSFSLPFIIIFLLGSRKGALVFGLYLLGLLIFFFTDFPPGSTSYTFAFKMRYLGAFLSVYLLATFLDRVTLEYEKRITSENSKYEQASSEVKKAWIFIRNNETTIQTLIDRASDAILIIQNKIIVCVNEKVPELGGYAKEEIIGAPFTKYIHPNHVQEANANYMLRIKGVSIPETYPSVLVGKDGVDINVDIRGGRIMYRGEPADLVFLRKK, from the coding sequence ATGCATATTATCCCCGATACTCAGAGGATATCCGCCTCTGAATTGGAACTTCACGAAGAAAATCCCGATAACATTGAGCCTGAAAAGCGGAATCATTTTTCAGAATTCCTGATGGATTTCATCTCAAGCGGAACTCATCGTACCCATACTTTCGAACAACGAAGAAAACTGGTTATGCTCAACGGTATGTTCATAATCGGTTTATTGTTTATGATTCCCTATGGAATTCAGGGGTTGGTATCCGGGAATATAACCGTTGCCGTTATCGATTTTGCCGCCATTGCCCTGATATCAGTTTCCTTGTTTTCTCTCCGGGCAAGCAAAAACTATAATATGGGATGTGCGCTCGGAATTCCGGTCTATATGCTTCTTATTCTTTTTCTTACAATCTATGGCGGAATAGGTCGGACCGGCTATTTGTGGTCTTTCTCTCTCCCCTTCATTATAATTTTTCTTTTAGGTTCCAGAAAAGGAGCTCTTGTTTTCGGCCTCTATCTTCTTGGATTGCTTATCTTCTTTTTCACCGACTTTCCTCCGGGTTCAACCTCCTATACTTTTGCCTTTAAGATGCGCTATCTGGGCGCCTTTCTTTCGGTGTATCTTCTGGCTACTTTTTTAGATCGTGTTACCTTGGAATACGAAAAAAGGATAACCAGCGAAAACAGTAAATATGAACAGGCGAGCAGTGAAGTAAAAAAAGCATGGATATTTATCAGGAATAACGAAACGACGATCCAGACACTTATCGACCGTGCATCCGATGCAATTCTGATCATTCAGAATAAGATTATTGTCTGCGTTAACGAAAAAGTACCCGAACTTGGGGGGTACGCCAAAGAAGAGATTATCGGGGCGCCTTTTACCAAATATATCCATCCCAACCATGTTCAGGAAGCCAATGCGAATTACATGCTTCGCATCAAGGGCGTTTCGATCCCGGAAACTTATCCATCGGTGCTTGTCGGTAAAGACGGTGTCGATATCAATGTTGATATACGCGGTGGTAGAATTATGTATCGCGGAGAACCTGCGGATCTGGTCTTTCTGCGAAAAAAATAG
- a CDS encoding PIN domain-containing protein, translated as MKIPLIYLDTSIIGGCFDGEFQKWSNGLFMDIKNGFFKVATSDIVIAELQNAPETVKQKYRELFDYDVVKFEIDSNVEMLTDAYLGHKILTQKYKNDMIHIALATVHNADILVSWNFKHIVHFDKIAKFNAVNIEYGFRQLTIHSPREVTTYE; from the coding sequence ATGAAAATCCCACTAATCTATCTGGACACATCTATTATCGGCGGTTGTTTTGATGGCGAATTTCAAAAGTGGTCAAACGGACTTTTTATGGACATTAAAAATGGATTCTTTAAAGTTGCGACTTCGGATATAGTTATTGCAGAACTTCAAAATGCACCGGAAACGGTTAAACAGAAATACAGAGAATTATTTGACTATGATGTGGTTAAATTTGAGATTGATTCAAATGTTGAAATGCTGACGGATGCCTATCTCGGGCATAAAATATTAACACAGAAATACAAGAATGACATGATTCATATTGCATTGGCTACAGTCCACAATGCAGATATTCTTGTCAGCTGGAACTTTAAACATATCGTGCATTTTGATAAGATTGCAAAATTCAATGCAGTGAATATTGAATATGGATTTAGACAATTAACAATACATTCACCACGGGAGGTTACCACCTATGAATGA
- a CDS encoding alpha/beta fold hydrolase, with protein MKQSAVLSLILFTMISFPGCIVQKSVYPAPSLEVPSPAPSPLREIRLTTDSRLTVTGWEFRNENLPGNMPVVLYLHGNAENLATLRQSGQFALLQMLNVHFVALDYPGYGRSEGKPSEKSVGEACDVFLKWVQSQYPDNPRIVCGWSLGAAAAITCAAANPDAVDGLIAVSGWTSLHDVASQFYPSWLVKIVVRDVYPSISTIQKISCPVLIIHGKNDRLIPFNQGKRLAEASPGCRFVPVPGRAHNDLLSDPAVWESIGEFMRQNLREQE; from the coding sequence ATGAAACAAAGTGCAGTACTCTCTCTTATATTATTTACTATGATATCTTTTCCCGGCTGTATTGTTCAAAAATCCGTCTATCCCGCGCCTTCGCTGGAAGTGCCGTCGCCTGCGCCCTCTCCGTTGAGAGAAATCAGGCTCACTACCGATTCACGGCTCACCGTTACAGGATGGGAATTCCGCAACGAAAATCTTCCGGGAAACATGCCGGTAGTTCTCTATCTTCACGGCAATGCCGAAAACCTCGCAACCCTCCGTCAGTCGGGACAATTCGCCCTTCTTCAGATGCTGAACGTTCATTTTGTGGCCCTCGATTACCCCGGCTACGGGCGAAGCGAAGGGAAACCTTCGGAAAAAAGCGTCGGCGAAGCTTGCGATGTATTTTTGAAATGGGTTCAATCGCAGTATCCGGATAACCCACGGATAGTCTGCGGATGGTCGTTGGGCGCCGCTGCGGCAATTACGTGTGCTGCTGCAAATCCCGACGCCGTTGACGGTCTCATTGCCGTGAGCGGTTGGACTTCGTTGCACGATGTCGCCTCACAGTTTTACCCCTCCTGGCTGGTAAAGATAGTGGTGAGAGACGTGTATCCATCGATATCAACAATTCAGAAGATTTCCTGCCCCGTGCTGATTATCCACGGCAAAAACGACCGGCTTATCCCTTTCAATCAGGGAAAACGTCTTGCGGAAGCTTCTCCGGGATGCCGATTCGTTCCGGTCCCCGGAAGAGCCCATAACGATCTGCTTTCGGATCCGGCGGTGTGGGAATCGATTGGTGAATTTATGCGGCAGAACCTGAGAGAGCAGGAATGA
- a CDS encoding transketolase: MNYEHTLLHLARQNSRLIILTAENRGPIRSFAEELPDRFVDAGIAEQSLAGTAAGLALRGRIPIVHCLAAFITMRAYEFVRTDIGYPSLPVKIMGTIPGFLSEANGPTHQAVEDIALMRTIPSMNIFCPADEQELCEALPVVLESKSPFYIRFNALPTSISHTHKVEIGKSERLTEGTDITILTYGMLTGSVYEAALKLIEAGISVNLINMRFVRPLDENAVLHAARTTCMLITIEDHIPTGGLFTAVAELLVKENVRTPLQQIALKKTWFKPLLLPGLLEHEGFTGDQLADEITGMLSE, encoded by the coding sequence ATGAACTATGAACACACCTTACTTCACTTAGCACGACAGAACAGCCGCCTTATTATTCTCACTGCAGAGAACAGAGGCCCAATCCGTTCTTTTGCAGAGGAGCTTCCGGACCGGTTTGTCGACGCCGGCATTGCAGAGCAATCGCTGGCCGGCACTGCTGCGGGTCTGGCGTTGCGGGGAAGAATCCCCATTGTCCATTGCCTTGCGGCCTTTATCACCATGCGGGCCTATGAATTTGTGCGTACCGATATCGGGTACCCATCCCTGCCGGTGAAAATCATGGGAACGATCCCCGGTTTTCTGTCCGAAGCAAACGGCCCGACTCATCAGGCGGTCGAAGACATCGCGCTCATGCGAACGATCCCATCGATGAACATTTTCTGCCCTGCCGATGAACAGGAACTCTGTGAGGCCCTCCCCGTGGTGCTGGAAAGCAAAAGCCCCTTCTATATCCGGTTCAATGCTTTGCCGACATCAATTTCTCATACCCATAAGGTAGAGATCGGCAAAAGTGAGCGGCTCACCGAAGGGACCGATATCACCATCCTCACTTACGGCATGCTTACCGGTTCTGTTTACGAAGCTGCGCTCAAGCTTATCGAAGCGGGGATATCGGTCAACCTGATCAACATGCGGTTTGTGCGTCCACTTGATGAAAATGCGGTTCTTCATGCAGCCCGAACCACCTGCATGTTGATTACTATCGAAGATCACATCCCGACCGGCGGCTTGTTCACCGCTGTTGCGGAGCTTCTGGTAAAAGAGAATGTGCGAACCCCATTACAACAGATCGCCCTGAAAAAGACCTGGTTCAAGCCGCTTTTGTTGCCCGGCCTGCTCGAGCATGAGGGCTTTACCGGGGATCAGCTCGCCGATGAGATAACTGGAATGCTGAGCGAGTAA
- a CDS encoding transketolase, whose protein sequence is MHQDQIHNLRKMAFDVRRHILTMSTRGGCFVGASFSCTDILICLYQYFLNISKSNLQNPGRDYFFLSKGHAAPALYGVLAESGLISKDHLNNHLSPNDHIYLHPNPNIPGIEFHSGSLGHMLPLAVGVAIDCKRQKTNNRVVVVTGDGELNEGSNWEALLTAQAYKLDNMIIITDRNQLQANVPTEDLIPLEKLEDKFAAFGCGVTRIDGHDFEIINNTLTSVPFGKSKPSAIIAETVRGKGIPSMESRTDKWFMQPTVEEASELMREMEKNWSNGVMG, encoded by the coding sequence ATGCATCAGGATCAGATACACAATCTTCGGAAAATGGCGTTTGACGTGCGCAGGCACATACTCACGATGAGCACGCGGGGAGGATGCTTTGTTGGCGCCTCCTTTTCATGCACTGATATTCTTATCTGTTTATACCAGTATTTTTTAAATATTTCAAAATCGAACCTGCAGAATCCCGGCCGGGATTATTTCTTTTTATCCAAAGGCCATGCGGCGCCGGCGCTCTATGGGGTTCTCGCCGAATCGGGGCTGATTTCCAAAGACCATCTGAACAATCACCTTTCACCGAACGATCATATATATCTTCACCCGAATCCGAACATCCCTGGAATCGAATTCCATTCCGGTTCACTGGGGCATATGCTTCCCCTTGCAGTGGGAGTTGCGATTGACTGCAAACGGCAGAAGACAAACAACAGGGTTGTCGTTGTAACCGGTGATGGTGAACTCAATGAGGGTTCCAACTGGGAAGCATTGCTCACTGCGCAGGCCTATAAACTGGATAACATGATTATCATTACGGACCGGAATCAATTGCAGGCAAATGTTCCGACCGAGGATCTTATTCCATTGGAAAAACTCGAGGACAAGTTTGCTGCATTCGGCTGTGGGGTTACCCGCATTGACGGCCACGATTTTGAGATTATCAATAACACACTCACTTCAGTGCCCTTCGGAAAATCGAAACCCTCGGCCATTATCGCCGAGACGGTGCGGGGCAAGGGAATCCCTTCTATGGAATCCAGAACCGACAAGTGGTTCATGCAGCCGACAGTGGAGGAAGCATCGGAACTTATGAGGGAGATGGAGAAAAACTGGAGTAATGGAGTAATGGGGTAA